Part of the Aquimarina sp. TRL1 genome, TAAGTCCCAGTGATGTAGCATATTCATTATTAAGATCACTAAGAACAGAAAATGTCAGTGCATTTTTTTCTGTTGTTGTTAGTGAATGATCAGGCGTTTCCGGAGAAATTGCTACTAACTCAGTATTTAGTTTTTTAAGTTTAGGTAGTACTTCCTGAAGTGCTCGTAATTCCATATTACAAAAAGGACACCATCCTCCTCTATAAAAAGAAATGACTAAAAAATCATGTGTAAAATCAGCAATAGACATTAATTTGTTAGTGCTGTTTGGGAGCTTAAAATCAGGAAGTTTGTTTCCTTTCTGAATGGCTTTACTACTCAAAGATTGCTTTTTGAGCTCCTCAGTACTTCGTTCCATAATATCCCAGGTAGCTGCCGGGATGTTTTCTTTGTTTTTTGCTTTTCTGGCAGCAAGTGTTTTTGATAATTTCA contains:
- a CDS encoding peroxiredoxin-like family protein → MKLSKTLAARKAKNKENIPAATWDIMERSTEELKKQSLSSKAIQKGNKLPDFKLPNSTNKLMSIADFTHDFLVISFYRGGWCPFCNMELRALQEVLPKLKKLNTELVAISPETPDHSLTTTEKNALTFSVLSDLNNEYATSLGLTFALPKDLINIYHSFNLHVDIHNGNTDYELPMPATYIINKNREILYSFIPEDYTHRLDVETILEVLSSHQNESSTHHNHH